GAGCCTGGAGGATCTGCCGGAAATGCCGGATCTTGGCGGCGAAGGCCAGATGCGCCTAAATGAAAGCGGTGAAATTGTGGACCCCTTGGATGGGGCTGACTCTGCAGCAGCGGAGAGCGGCGATGCATAAGAATTTTTGAAAAGGGGACGGCTATGCTGTGGATTGTGGGGATTCTGGCGGCGTTGGTGGTGCTGATATGCTGTATCCGTATGGGCGTCCTCGTAACATTTGCGGGGCAGAGTGCGGTGGTAGAGCTGAAAATTGCACTCTTTCATATCCAGTGCTATCCGGCAAAAGAAAACGGCAAGGCGGCGCAGAAACAGGCGGAGACTGCGGCAAAAGCTGTGGACAAGGCGGTGAAAAAGGAGCTGCCGAAGTTCGAAGATATTCGGGAAGCTGCGAAAGCGCTCTGGCCACCGCTGCGGCGAGCCCTTGGCCGGCTAGGCCGGGGGATTCGGGTTGATCCGCTGGATTTACGGGTGATATTAGGCGGAG
Above is a genomic segment from Pusillibacter faecalis containing:
- a CDS encoding DUF2953 domain-containing protein; this translates as MLWIVGILAALVVLICCIRMGVLVTFAGQSAVVELKIALFHIQCYPAKENGKAAQKQAETAAKAVDKAVKKELPKFEDIREAAKALWPPLRRALGRLGRGIRVDPLDLRVILGGARDPAQTARMYGYLHAGIWTIMPAMEELVEIRKPYLHVGVDYENTETILHGQIGISARLGTLLRAALSAGIPAIRWFLQHRKNMSAPTQAAA